TTCGAGACGCAGCTCAAGACCCTGGGCCAGTTCCCCGAGACGCTGCTGGGCGACCCCGGGCGGCGCGTGCGGTACTTCGACCCGCTCCGCAACGAGTACTTCTTCGACCGCAACCGGCCCAGCTTCGACGCCATCCTCTACTACTACCAGTCGGGCGGCCGCATCCGCCGGCCGGTGAACGTGCCCATCGACGTCTTCTCCGAGGAGATCCGCTTCTACCAGCTGGGCGAGGAGGCCATGGAGAAGTTCCGCGAGGACGAGGGCTTCCTGCGCGAGGAGGAGCGGCCCCTGCCGCGCCGCGCCCTGCAGCGCCAGGTGTGGCTGCTCTTCGAGTACCCCGAGAGCTCGGGGCCGGCGCGCGGCATCGCCATCGTGTCGGTGCTTGTCATCCTCGTGTCCATCGTCATCTTCTGCCTGGAGACGCTGCCCGAGTTCCGCGACGACAAGGACTACGCGGCGGCGGCGCAGGAGCAGCCCGAGGCGGCGCGCAATGGCACGTCGgggcccccccccgccgccggctTCGCGGACCCCTTCTTCGTGGTGGAGACCCTGTGCATCATCTGGTTCTCCTTCGAGCTGCTCGTGCGCTTCTTCGCCTGCCCCAGCAAAGCCACCTTCTCGCGGAACATCATGAACCTGATAGACATCGTGGCCATCATCCCCTACTTTATCACCCTGGGCACCGAACTGGCCGAGCGACAGGGCAACGGACAGCAGGCCATGTCCCTGGCCATCCTGCGGGTCATCCGGCTGGTGCGGGTCTTCCGCATCTTCAAGCTCTCCCGGCACTCCAAGGGGCTGCAGATCCTGGGCCAGACGCTCAAGGCGTCCATGCGGGAGCTCGGGCtgctcatcttcttcctcttcattggGGTCATCCTCTTCTCCAGCGCCGTCTACTTTGCCGAGGCAGACGACCCCACCTCGGGGTTTAGCAGCATCCCGGATGCCTTCTGGTGGGCAGTGGTGACCATGACGACAGTAGGTTACGGCGACATGCACCCGGTAACCATAGGGGGCAAGATCGTGGGGTCGCTCTGCGCCATCGCTGGTGTCCTGACCATCGCTCTGCCGGTGCCCGTGATCGTTTCCAACTTCAATTACTTCTACCACCGGGAGACGGAGGGGGAAGAGCAAGCCCAGTACATGCACGTGGGAAGTTGCCAGCACCTCTCCTCTTCGGCCGAGGAGCTCCGAAAAGCAAGGAGTAACTCGACTCTGAGTAAGTCGGACTACATGGTGATCGAAGAGGGGGGCATGAACCATAGCGCTTTCCCCCAGACCCCCTTCAAAACGGGCAATTCCACTGCCACCTGCACCACGAACAATAATCCCAACTCCTGTGTCAACATCAAAAAGATATTTACTGACGTTTAATATATGCTACGAGTGACATGCTGTGCTCAAGTATTGCGTGGACCGTGCCCCCTTGGTCTGTGTATGCCCTCGTTTTATACATTTCCAGAACACTCATCAAAGAAAGGACATGAAGAAGTGGAAAGCACACTTCATTTTCCCTCGCCCTTCTGCTTCATACTGAAACAGGTGTCTGTGTTGCAAGTGGGCTGCATTCTCTCAGCTCTCCattttttcctccccctccctcgaATATTGCAAAGAACAAACTTACTTTAAACTTGATTTCTAGAACAcatcctctaaaaaaaaaaaaactgtacatcCTGGGAGGAAACGAAACTAAAGAACAGTTAGAGTAACTGCCTAACCTCGGAATTGAAAGACAGTTGTTCTTTACTAAGTAAAGCAGGCACATGCGTAAAGGATGCTTCCGTTTGTTGGACCTTTGAACATTATTGAATCTTTAGTTCAGTTGCCTATGCTGTGGATACTTGGATGAGAAGTCTGATTAGGGCAATGACTTGTAAACCCAC
The genomic region above belongs to Vulpes lagopus strain Blue_001 chromosome 3, ASM1834538v1, whole genome shotgun sequence and contains:
- the KCNA3 gene encoding potassium voltage-gated channel subfamily A member 3; amino-acid sequence: MDELSGPGRPRALPAQRPASGGPAERAMTVVPGEHLPEPEAADGAGGPAPGGWERERERYEPLPPAPPAAGEQGCCGERVVINISGLRFETQLKTLGQFPETLLGDPGRRVRYFDPLRNEYFFDRNRPSFDAILYYYQSGGRIRRPVNVPIDVFSEEIRFYQLGEEAMEKFREDEGFLREEERPLPRRALQRQVWLLFEYPESSGPARGIAIVSVLVILVSIVIFCLETLPEFRDDKDYAAAAQEQPEAARNGTSGPPPAAGFADPFFVVETLCIIWFSFELLVRFFACPSKATFSRNIMNLIDIVAIIPYFITLGTELAERQGNGQQAMSLAILRVIRLVRVFRIFKLSRHSKGLQILGQTLKASMRELGLLIFFLFIGVILFSSAVYFAEADDPTSGFSSIPDAFWWAVVTMTTVGYGDMHPVTIGGKIVGSLCAIAGVLTIALPVPVIVSNFNYFYHRETEGEEQAQYMHVGSCQHLSSSAEELRKARSNSTLSKSDYMVIEEGGMNHSAFPQTPFKTGNSTATCTTNNNPNSCVNIKKIFTDV